A genomic region of Amphiura filiformis chromosome 6, Afil_fr2py, whole genome shotgun sequence contains the following coding sequences:
- the LOC140155230 gene encoding protein ABHD15-like: MYSTHASRLPETVNNVANTFSMGDATRREKFCFSVSTVAEILSGQVEHVEKETAHSMCGMFLRTLAFFVAVVSLAGKWVKDLLNSAQKCGNGLPKLYYTNSPLLEYLLNNCRILSQPYQPTFWARNGHVQTLMWKLLPHEQMEFQREYIEMRDKGIVGIDWVNLPKHNKMMFARRPILIIIPEIASECFDVVQICWEADQHGYRPVIFNRRGHGGVPLTTPKLQSFGDTADLREAIRYIQRTNKCSKLTALGISTGCSLLLSYLGDFGSSANLEAAVCISPMYDYHELAKTTRQPYHWLKLQKYKYFLTKHCNVLGGSIDLDKAFASSSLGEWEKSVYGRMCKLDDEDEYWDENNPLREVDEIAVPLLCINSKDDPISTSGQIPYDLFTTLPNLLLVTTKHGGHCGFYEDVNPQSWAFRLSMDYIASVLKYSAIVTNSIKFQNNKVLFR; encoded by the coding sequence ATGTATTCCACGCATGCTAGTCGCCTGCCAGAGACAGTGAATAATGTAGCAAACACCTTTTCAATGGGAGATGCGACACGACGCGAAAAATTTTGCTTCTCTGTGAGCACCGTAGCAGAAATACTTAGTGGGCAGGTCGAGCATGTTGAAAAAGAAACGGCACATTCAATGTGTGGCATGTTTCTACGCACCCTGGCTTTTTTCGTAGCCGTGGTATCTTTGGCTGGCAAATGGGTCAAAGATTTATTAAACAGCGCTCAGAAATGCGGGAATGGATTACCAAAGCTGTATTACACGAACTCTCCATTGTTGGAGTATTTGTTGAATAATTGTAGGATTTTGTCACAGCCCTACCAGCCAACGTTCTGGGCTCGTAATGGCCATGTGCAAACTTTGATGTGGAAATTACTACCTCACGAACAGATGGAATTTCAGCGTGAGTACATAGAAATGAGAGACAAGGGTATCGTGGGTATTGACTGGGTAAATTTACCCAAACACAACAAGATGATGTTTGCTAGACGACCTATACTTATTATCATTCCAGAAATAGCATCAGAATGTTTCGATGTTGTACAAATATGTTGGGAAGCAGATCAACATGGATATCGACCTGTGATTTTTAACAGAAGAGGACATGGTGGTGTTCCCTTAACAACTCCTAAGCTACAAAGCTTTGGTGATACAGCGGATTTGCGTGAAGCAATAAGGTACATACAGAGAACAAACAAGTGTTCAAAACTTACTGCTCTTGGAATATCTACAGGGTGCTCATTGTTGCTATCATACTTGGGTGATTTTGGATCATCAGCAAATCTCGAAGCCGCGGTGTGTATATCACCGATGTATGATTACCACGAACTAGCCAAAACTACCCGACAGCCATACCATTGGTTAAAGCTCCAGAAGTACAAGTATTTTCTGACTAAACATTGCAATGTGCTTGGTGGTTCTATCGACCTTGATAAGGCGTTTGCGTCATCTTCTCTTGGAGAATGGGAAAAATCCGTTTACGGACGTATGTGTAAACTAGACGATGAAGATGAATATTGGGATGAAAATAACCCATTACGAGAGGTAGACGAAATAGCCGTACCTCTATTATGTATCAATAGCAAAgatgaccctatttcaacatcaGGTCAGATTCCTTATGACTTATTTACTACATTGCCTAATTTACTTCTTGTTACGACGAAACACGGAGGACATTGTGGATTTTATGAAGATGTAAATCCCCAATCCTGGGCGTTTAGATTAAGCATGGATTATATTGCTTCTGTTCTTAAGTATAGTGCAATTGTTACTAACTCTATCAAATTTCAGAACAACAAAGTACTATTTCGATGA